In Anaerolineales bacterium, a genomic segment contains:
- a CDS encoding (Fe-S)-binding protein, with product MLATQEALNQFVEDTGGWVASQLEACTRCGMCAEACHFYISSGNPAYSPVWKMELLRRAYEGRFTLSGRLKLALGIEKPISDSDLDTWRTIDYEACTLCNRCSQVCPMGIDLGSLIHGVRGALAAAGEVPKDLEDATQKQIEDGSPLGVDLDAWKDRMDWIQDEWEVKLPIDVKGADTMAVFTSIELMKFPSNFAYIAKIMEAAGESWTISSKGREVVNFGLFEGSTEHTILFLKRIFDAAEELGVKRVMVTECGHAYEALRWTSFNLVQVPKGLEVTHIAGVLGEFLNAGRIKLKAGAMDDNLITFHDACKIQRKGGHIKEPRQILNILAPNNFVEMTPNREDGICCGGGGGVISIKEADQKRFDAFELKIDQMNEIGAKRVTMACSNCRLQFTDSVQHFDLDWKIYGLSQMVAESLEE from the coding sequence ATGCTCGCGACACAAGAAGCGCTTAACCAATTTGTCGAAGACACGGGTGGCTGGGTCGCTTCGCAGCTCGAAGCCTGCACGCGCTGCGGTATGTGTGCCGAGGCCTGCCACTTCTACATCAGCAGCGGCAATCCTGCATACAGTCCGGTATGGAAGATGGAGCTGCTGCGGCGGGCCTACGAAGGCCGCTTCACGCTCAGTGGGCGTCTGAAGCTGGCGCTGGGAATCGAAAAGCCGATTTCGGACTCCGATCTCGATACCTGGCGCACGATCGACTACGAAGCCTGTACCCTGTGCAACCGCTGTTCTCAGGTCTGTCCGATGGGCATCGACCTCGGATCGCTGATCCACGGCGTGAGGGGTGCGCTGGCTGCTGCGGGCGAGGTGCCGAAGGACCTCGAAGATGCCACCCAGAAGCAAATCGAGGACGGCAGCCCGTTGGGTGTCGATCTGGACGCCTGGAAGGACCGCATGGATTGGATCCAGGACGAATGGGAGGTGAAGCTGCCGATCGACGTGAAAGGAGCCGACACGATGGCCGTCTTCACATCGATCGAGTTGATGAAATTCCCCAGTAATTTCGCTTACATTGCCAAGATCATGGAGGCCGCCGGAGAGAGCTGGACGATCAGCAGCAAGGGCCGTGAGGTAGTCAACTTTGGTCTTTTTGAAGGCAGTACCGAACACACCATTTTGTTCTTGAAGCGCATCTTTGACGCCGCGGAGGAACTGGGTGTGAAGCGCGTGATGGTAACCGAATGCGGGCACGCCTACGAGGCGCTGCGGTGGACGTCCTTCAACTTGGTACAGGTTCCCAAAGGGCTGGAGGTGACACACATCGCCGGCGTGCTGGGTGAGTTCCTGAATGCAGGCCGTATCAAACTCAAGGCTGGCGCGATGGACGACAACCTGATCACGTTTCACGACGCCTGCAAGATTCAGCGCAAGGGTGGTCATATCAAAGAACCGCGCCAGATTCTCAACATCCTGGCGCCGAACAACTTTGTCGAGATGACTCCCAATCGGGAAGACGGCATTTGCTGCGGTGGAGGCGGCGGTGTGATTTCGATCAAGGAAGCCGATCAGAAACGATTTGATGCCTTCGAACTAAAGATCGACCAGATGAACGAAATCGGTGCCAAGCGAGTGACGATGGCTTGCTCCAACTGCCGTCTGCAGTTCACCGATTCTGTACAGCATTTCGACCTGGATTGGAAGATCTACGGACTTTCGCAAATGGTCGCCGAATCGCTTGAGGAGTGA